The Muntiacus reevesi chromosome 5, mMunRee1.1, whole genome shotgun sequence genome segment ACAGCTGTCGCCCTGTCCTCTGCCGCCCCTAGTCCCATGCAGCGGTTCCACGTCCCGTGACTGGGAGTCCTGCTCAGGTGGGAAGGTGTGCACAGGCCGAAGCCCAGCCTTTCACCTGGGTCTGCTCCCCGGGTCGTTCCTCGCCAGCCTCCAGCAGGCTGGCGGCCTCCTTCAGCAGGTTGGGGATGACGTCATTGGCTACTTCAAAGAACTCCTTGTAGATCTCCTCGTCTTCACGGCAGTAGTTGTAGCTGTGAGGGCAGCAGGGCACTGTGGGGTCTCAGCCATGGCGGGTACCCCCAGGGACCTGGCAGGGGAGGGAGCCCTGGTTTCTTTTCCGGGATCATCCGGGGACTGGAGTGAATGGTTGGGGTCCTCACTCCAAGATGATGGTGCTGTATCAGCCCAGAGCAAGAatgaggagggggctggggataGAGAGCTGGATGGCAGTGGTCAGAAatcaggagaggggagggaagtaAAGGCCAGAGGTCCTCAGGGGGGGTCCCTACCTCTCAGGCGATGATGGTCTTGGCTGCCTAGTGACTGGAAGGAGAGGGAATAGAACTTGGGACCCAGGCCTCCCTCCTGGATGAGAGGGGCTGTAAATTGGGTGGAAGGGGAAGAAAGGCCGGGCTGGGGTCCCGTGGGGGCATCCTCACTCCTGGATGACAGTGGCTGTGTCGGCCCAGGCCTGCAGAGCTTCGCGCACATTGCGGTTGCGACAGTGGTAGCCAGCCAGGTACATGTAGGGGTAGATGTGCTCATCCCGGTAGTAGGTCTTGGCTGAGGCAATGCCCTGGGGATGGAGCAGAGGGATCTCAAGGAGGCGGCCCCAGATGGCACAAATGTTCCACTGGATCAAAACTGGGAGGGGCATCAGGAAGATTCCAGAGAGTTCCCTCCCATGAGACCTTACTACCCTGGTCATCATCTCTACCAGCTGCCCCTCCCCTGGTCTGCAGGTCTGCTTGCTCAGGCCTGGGCCAGACTGCTGCAGGCACCCTGCAGACCAAGGCCTAGGAAGGGGCAAGGCTTATCCTCCAAGCTCAGGGTCTGTCCTTTTCCTGAACTTTCCCCCACAAATACCAAGGCCTTCCAAATCCAGTCCAAAGTCCCTCCTAGCCCaggagcccccagccccaccaacTTAATACTCCCACCTCAGTGCTCTCACCACGTTTGACTTCTGTTATACTCCCAGAAGGACAATGACAGGCAGTAGAAAAAGTAGGGCTGAGGGGACAACTCTAGGACCTACCACTCCCAGGCAGAGAACCCAGAACACCTCTCAGACATCCCTGACTGCACTGAATATGCacacagtaaatttaaaaaagggaCTGGATGGGTGATACCCCACAAGACACACAAAGTTCTCTCCTCACCTGCCCCCCCCCAGTTCCCAGGTAGAAGGGGACCCCAGCCACTGCTGGGCCGCCCTTCTATACCTACAATGTCCCCACCTTGTGGTAGAGCGTGAGTGGGTCCGGCCTGCCCAGGGTGGGCTCCAGCTCCTCCAGATCCGCCAGGTTCCCCAGCGCCATCGGGTACCTGAGAAAAGCTCATAAGTCCAGGCTGTCCCCGAGCCCACCCTGGGGCCCAGCCTGGCCACTCCCCCTACTGACCTTTCCAGATGTCCCAGGTCATAGAGCAGCCAGAGCAGCTTCTAGGGGCCAAAGGAGAAAAGTGCGAGCTGGTGAGACGGAGGCGTGACCTCAGTCTACCAGGCAGAGAGAGCACCAGTAGGGGACCCTCCCCCAGGTGGGAAAAGCCAGAATTCAGGAACTAGTCCCTGACTGGAGTCAAAGCACTTTCATGTCTCAATTTCCCCCTTCCCAAGAGCCCCAGGAAAGTCCAGGCCAGGAATGACTCACCCATATTACAGAATGGGGAAGCTGAAGCTCAGCAAGGGAAAGCACCCTGGCCCAGGGTCCCACAGGTACCCTCACCTGCTGTAGCTGCAATAGCTCCAGGGAATCGGTGTGCAGGTCAATGGAAGGGTTGATGGCGCATACCATAAATGCCACCTCCATCTTGCGGTCACAGCGCATGTACGATCCTTTCAGGTACAGCCAGCTCTTGGGAGAGGACAAGACCAGATGTCTTATGATGGCCCACCAGTGCCTGCTGTAGGGACTGACATCAGCAACAGGGCCCTCCCCTTCCGGACATATGGAGGTGGTGACAGGATGAGGGGAGTGTGGCCCAAGAAAGCAGAGTTCCTTGGGTTGCCTGGGCTAGGAGAATATGGGGGGTAAGAGTGCAGTACCCGCTCAGCCACACCCGCGTTGACTGTCTGGCCCCTGCGATCCTCATTGCCTTTGCCATGCCAAGTGACTTCAGCTGTTTGTTCTCCATTGGGCCCAAACACTACCCAGGCGTGGTCTTCAGACAAGGCCAGGTGGACATCCCGGAGacccagagcctggcaggcccccaCCACAGCAAAGGCCACACCAGAGCTGTCCAGTTTGGTGCCTGTGGAAGGGAGAGTAATGAAAGAGGGTCCTCTGAGTTCTGGTCTGTGGGAAGGGACCTGACAGCGATAGGCCttgctccctcccaccctcaacTCCATACCTTTGCCCTCAGACACTCCTGCCAGACTTCCCTCTATCTCTTTCTGCCTAACTGTTCGGGGTCTCTCCATCCCCCCTTACATTCCCCATCCTCAACAGGAGACCTTGAATTTTTCATAGTACCCCAGCTTTTGAccctgccttttctctttctctgcaactgtattatatatttctgCTAATTTAAGCATTTCCTCATTTTACTGTACTAGGTTATAACCAGGACACTGGCCGACACTTTTTTTATACACTCACTGATGgacactcctaatttatctctgtcCTCTTTTCTTACTAAGCTCAGAAGCAGCCTCAGATTCCTTCTCAATATGGCACTCCAGGACCTGACTGCCGGTTAACTGGCCTTAGAACAAAGAGGAAAGCTCTTTGCAAGTCCTGAGCCTTCGGCTTCTTAAGGTGAAGCCCTAGTCTGTTCACCTTCAAAATGTGTTCATAGATACTTCATGGATTGTCTCAATTCCATGAAACAGCCTGATTTTGGCTCCTCACCCCCTAaatcttctgctgccctctgtGCCCCAGGCTGCAGTAGCCGAGGTGCTGAAGGGGCAGAAGGTGGGCTCAATGGATTTGGAGTCAAGTGACTGAGGTCCAGTCCCAGCCCTGTCACTCTGTCACTTTGGTAGATCAGTTTCTCTCCTGGGGCTTCAGTTTCTCTAGCTGCAATGGGGGACATAACACTTGGCCCACCTCACAAGGCTTACAGGTCTACAACGCACTCTGTAAACCACAGTGTTGGGAAGAGGTGGGCCAAGATTCTCATGTGAGACAGCCACCTGTCTCTTGCCACCTGTCGGGCTCCAACCTGTGATGAAGCTGAAGAGGGATTGGATGTGGGCCCGATCCTTGAAGTAGGAGCGGCTGAGGCTATTCCAGATGACATCGGAGACCTTCTTGACCAGCTCACGGCTGGAGACGCCCCCCTCTCGCGGGTAGAGAGACAGGTCAACGGCGCCACGGATCTGGGCGGTGAAGCGGGCATAGAGGGCAGCGATGATGGACAGGTCGGCCACCGGGAAGTAGGTGAGGCCGCCAGGAGGGTCGGGCGCAGGGCTGGGCTGGAAAGTGAGCTCAGGCACGTTGGTGG includes the following:
- the MEN1 gene encoding menin isoform X2; this translates as MGLKAAQKTLFPLRSIDDVVRLFAAELGREEPDLVLLSLVLGFVEHFLAVNRVIPTNVPELTFQPSPAPDPPGGLTYFPVADLSIIAALYARFTAQIRGAVDLSLYPREGGVSSRELVKKVSDVIWNSLSRSYFKDRAHIQSLFSFITGTKLDSSGVAFAVVGACQALGLRDVHLALSEDHAWVVFGPNGEQTAEVTWHGKGNEDRRGQTVNAGVAERSWLYLKGSYMRCDRKMEVAFMVCAINPSIDLHTDSLELLQLQQKLLWLLYDLGHLERYPMALGNLADLEELEPTLGRPDPLTLYHKGIASAKTYYRDEHIYPYMYLAGYHCRNRNVREALQAWADTATVIQDYNYCREDEEIYKEFFEVANDVIPNLLKEAASLLEAGEERPGEQTQGTQSQGSALQDPECFAHLLRFYDGICKWEEGSPTPVLHVGWATFLVQSLGRFEGQVRQKVRIVSREAEAAEAEEPWGEEAREGRRRGPRRESKPEEPPPPKKPALDKGPGAGQGAVPGPPRKPPGTVPGTARGAEGGSAAPAPAPAASPPPEGPVLTFQSEKMKGMKELLVATKINSSAIKLQLTAQSQVQMKKQKVSTPSDYTLSFLKRQRKGL
- the MEN1 gene encoding menin isoform X1, giving the protein MPRAAAMGLKAAQKTLFPLRSIDDVVRLFAAELGREEPDLVLLSLVLGFVEHFLAVNRVIPTNVPELTFQPSPAPDPPGGLTYFPVADLSIIAALYARFTAQIRGAVDLSLYPREGGVSSRELVKKVSDVIWNSLSRSYFKDRAHIQSLFSFITGTKLDSSGVAFAVVGACQALGLRDVHLALSEDHAWVVFGPNGEQTAEVTWHGKGNEDRRGQTVNAGVAERSWLYLKGSYMRCDRKMEVAFMVCAINPSIDLHTDSLELLQLQQKLLWLLYDLGHLERYPMALGNLADLEELEPTLGRPDPLTLYHKGIASAKTYYRDEHIYPYMYLAGYHCRNRNVREALQAWADTATVIQDYNYCREDEEIYKEFFEVANDVIPNLLKEAASLLEAGEERPGEQTQGTQSQGSALQDPECFAHLLRFYDGICKWEEGSPTPVLHVGWATFLVQSLGRFEGQVRQKVRIVSREAEAAEAEEPWGEEAREGRRRGPRRESKPEEPPPPKKPALDKGPGAGQGAVPGPPRKPPGTVPGTARGAEGGSAAPAPAPAASPPPEGPVLTFQSEKMKGMKELLVATKINSSAIKLQLTAQSQVQMKKQKVSTPSDYTLSFLKRQRKGL